One genomic segment of Pristis pectinata isolate sPriPec2 chromosome 38, sPriPec2.1.pri, whole genome shotgun sequence includes these proteins:
- the LOC127586953 gene encoding protein phosphatase 1B-like isoform X1 — translation MGAFLDRPKTEKLNDHGEGNGIRYGLCSMQGWRVDMEDAHSAMPELADKLKNWSFFAIYDGHAGSGVAKYCAKNLLQHITGSQEFTGLAEGGTDSPGAVDSVRRAIRTGFLNIDEQMRSDSALGDNDMDRSGSTAVALLLSPTHVYFINCGDSRGVLHRGSSLHFSTEDHKPCNPREKERIQRAGGSVMIQRVNGSLAVSRALGDYDYKCVDGKGPTEQLVSPEPEVMVIERSPEDEFAVLACDGIWDVMSNEELCAFVRSRLEITDDLELICNLVADTCLYKGSRDNMSIELVCFENAPRPSEEARQREAELDAYLEARVKDLVGKAGPEGPPGMLDVMHSLLIENIPNLPPGGGLTSKRSVIETVYNQLVPQKADQDLEDPDAVL, via the exons ATGGGTGCCTTCCTGGACCGTCCCAAGACAGAGAAGCTGAACGACCACGGGGAAGGGAATGGGATCCGCTACGGGCTGTGCAGCATGCAGGGCTGGCGGGTGGACATGGAGGACGCGCACTCGGCGATGCCTGAGCTGGCCGACAAGCTGAAGAACTGGTCGTTCTTCGCCATCTATGACGGGCACGCGGGCTCGGGGGTAGCCAAGTACTGTGCCAAGAACCTGCTGCAGCACATCACCGGCAGCCAGGAGTTCACAG ggTTGGCGGAGGGCGGGACCGACTCCCCGGGGGCGGTGGACAGCGTGCGCCGGGCCATCCGGACGGGCTTCCTGAACATCGACGAGCAGATGCGCAGTGACTCGGCACTGGGCGACAACGACATGGACCGGAGCGGCTCGACGGCCGTGGCCCTGCTCCTCTCGCCCACCCACGTCTACTTCATTAACTGCGGCGACTCCCGGGGCGTCCTGCACCGCGGCAGCTCCCTCCACTTCTCCACCGAGGACCACAAGCCCTGCAACCCCCGGGAAAAGGAGCGCATCCAGCGGGCGGGGGGCAGCGTGATGATCCAGCGGGTCAATGGCTCGCTGGCCGTCTCCCGGGCGCTGGGCGACTACGACTACAAGTGCGTGGATGGCAAGGGCCCCACCGAGCAGCTGGTGTCCCCCGAGCCCGAGGTGATGGTCATCGAGCGCTCCCCAGAGGACGAGTTCGCCGTGTTAGCCTGCGATGGCATCTGGGACGTCATGAGCAACGAGGAGCTCTGCGCCTTCGTGCGCTCCCGGCTGGAGATCACCGACGACCTGGAGCTGATCTGTAACCTGGTGGCGGACACCTGCCTCTACAAG GGGAGCCGAGACAACATGAGCATCGAGCTGGTCTGCTTCGAGAATGCACCGAGGCCCTCGGAGGAGGCCAGGCAGAGAGAGGCCGAGCTTGACGCCTACCTGGAGGCCCGGGTCAAAG ATCTGGTGGGGAAGGCCGGACCGGAGGGACCCCCAGGAATGCTGGACGTGATGCACTCCTTGCTCATCGAGAACATTCCCAACCTACCCCCCGGAGGAGGCCTCACCAGCAA GCGGAGCGTCATCGAAACAGTTTATAACCAGCttgttcctcagaaggctgaccAG GACTTGGAAGATCCAGACGCTGTGTTGTAA
- the LOC127586953 gene encoding protein phosphatase 1B-like isoform X2 — protein sequence MGAFLDRPKTEKLNDHGEGNGIRYGLCSMQGWRVDMEDAHSAMPELADKLKNWSFFAIYDGHAGSGVAKYCAKNLLQHITGSQEFTGLAEGGTDSPGAVDSVRRAIRTGFLNIDEQMRSDSALGDNDMDRSGSTAVALLLSPTHVYFINCGDSRGVLHRGSSLHFSTEDHKPCNPREKERIQRAGGSVMIQRVNGSLAVSRALGDYDYKCVDGKGPTEQLVSPEPEVMVIERSPEDEFAVLACDGIWDVMSNEELCAFVRSRLEITDDLELICNLVADTCLYKGSRDNMSIELVCFENAPRPSEEARQREAELDAYLEARVKDLVGKAGPEGPPGMLDVMHSLLIENIPNLPPGGGLTSK from the exons ATGGGTGCCTTCCTGGACCGTCCCAAGACAGAGAAGCTGAACGACCACGGGGAAGGGAATGGGATCCGCTACGGGCTGTGCAGCATGCAGGGCTGGCGGGTGGACATGGAGGACGCGCACTCGGCGATGCCTGAGCTGGCCGACAAGCTGAAGAACTGGTCGTTCTTCGCCATCTATGACGGGCACGCGGGCTCGGGGGTAGCCAAGTACTGTGCCAAGAACCTGCTGCAGCACATCACCGGCAGCCAGGAGTTCACAG ggTTGGCGGAGGGCGGGACCGACTCCCCGGGGGCGGTGGACAGCGTGCGCCGGGCCATCCGGACGGGCTTCCTGAACATCGACGAGCAGATGCGCAGTGACTCGGCACTGGGCGACAACGACATGGACCGGAGCGGCTCGACGGCCGTGGCCCTGCTCCTCTCGCCCACCCACGTCTACTTCATTAACTGCGGCGACTCCCGGGGCGTCCTGCACCGCGGCAGCTCCCTCCACTTCTCCACCGAGGACCACAAGCCCTGCAACCCCCGGGAAAAGGAGCGCATCCAGCGGGCGGGGGGCAGCGTGATGATCCAGCGGGTCAATGGCTCGCTGGCCGTCTCCCGGGCGCTGGGCGACTACGACTACAAGTGCGTGGATGGCAAGGGCCCCACCGAGCAGCTGGTGTCCCCCGAGCCCGAGGTGATGGTCATCGAGCGCTCCCCAGAGGACGAGTTCGCCGTGTTAGCCTGCGATGGCATCTGGGACGTCATGAGCAACGAGGAGCTCTGCGCCTTCGTGCGCTCCCGGCTGGAGATCACCGACGACCTGGAGCTGATCTGTAACCTGGTGGCGGACACCTGCCTCTACAAG GGGAGCCGAGACAACATGAGCATCGAGCTGGTCTGCTTCGAGAATGCACCGAGGCCCTCGGAGGAGGCCAGGCAGAGAGAGGCCGAGCTTGACGCCTACCTGGAGGCCCGGGTCAAAG ATCTGGTGGGGAAGGCCGGACCGGAGGGACCCCCAGGAATGCTGGACGTGATGCACTCCTTGCTCATCGAGAACATTCCCAACCTACCCCCCGGAGGAGGCCTCACCAGCAAGTAA